A single region of the Accipiter gentilis chromosome 6, bAccGen1.1, whole genome shotgun sequence genome encodes:
- the TEX14 gene encoding inactive serine/threonine-protein kinase TEX14 isoform X4, with amino-acid sequence MAHALPLPIPCPVQLGSIKGDSLEAQLHEYVRQGNYVKVKKLLKKGIFVDAVNSMGQTSLFTAALLGLGKIVDVLLDYGSDANHRSYDGSTPVHAAAFSGNQWILSKLLDEGGDLRVHDKDGKSPQYWAMSAGKESSAQMLEFIQRCTFHMQAAIQNFPSDLLRKVGSSKALVCSPSRFGGLVQGNVDSPLGRFLKGGGNVAKTIYSFGFGKFYLAGSGHLGYLASLPIIGEKDVIQADDEPTFSYHVGPYMIMTNLMWGGSRVTVKELSFEPHQNCSKLRLADLLIAEQEHSSKLRHPHLLQLMSVCLSSDLEKTRLVYERVNFGSLYSILHERRTEFPVLHMETILHVLLQITDALRFLHSRGFIHRSVTSYAIQIVSSGEAKLCNLEYMIESKDGGEHSDLTRIPVPVQLYKWCSPEVILEKVVTVKSDIYSFCTVVQEALTETPPWKGLEDSVIKQLIISGQQLEADVRLPMPYYSIVKSGLEPKQKNRSMKLQDIQYILKNDLKDLTKSQTGHADETSKAQRPTVFADVNIHLASAFSYQRRTQELQGKEITEPDSSTAPRYSLFPEENSVLADHEASTSLQPVAQDKNCDVASELQMTLSVSDVDDSLCSFEINEIFASYPELHEDFLEEGAGLGQALNDEKRQQKEEDKATLRDLDASTEVHCEEKLVYEEGGFSESTTEYTTEEEERISETSDLCVLAQVRQDTGRKMSSLSQNEQHISKCVLNLKIFQSMLQQAADSLCRTEEKLDKLEATEKQKKLLQEIGMNQLSKQICQERHWNRSDDTFQNTNNPFSEVNTFLWKAIGPPSSDYIPPLITHQAQGVLGGDSFQAVSKTAKEMQAIQNEKWKCFYEMSKGKNENNLHDLGFSVVKSLDDEMSLDREHLLPRVSVRYKKKFSLQCQRGGDSHSAASGSEEERWCYPKSRSEIYSTKISEEKRMMQSEWRNEVKQMARRVASGQLELGFPYPASEYTSESEAESIKEAFQHVTVRVQKSQDLQRYRWQTGDNVESWDPGSEDRSESEESDLESAFRSSAGRSCQWPSQDEQAESGMAIHKNSVLPQQVENLTRGHSRKLHCSLNSSPDMSEEFLTPDPHSFLPTTTQGSSQLETSDAEGKLEDACEGFLQKQLPEDAGSGIQVSGGKMLFCSTAMQNSGSNTLGVDQLSHMPVASVEAAREVVLWELQEECNEKDVSATDIQDLSSIPCEQENYYRDIDCETPRVSHAPTGVSTPLNSEEKIPVAFEKYKHCHEVASDSSFCGSQETSSAVSRTFTTACGEGRNTEIPSVASGVSSSELNEPDGLPVVASSLRSTSKASALSQASNHFIDELPPPAQELLDEIDTRPEDQKSRLQQQQSSSLPFTVIVLDQSSPT; translated from the exons ATGGCTCATGCTCTCCCTCTTCCAATTCCCTGCCCAGTCCAGCTTGGAAGTATAAAAGGTGACTCCCTGGAAGCTCAGCTGCATGAGTACGTCAGGCAGGGAAACTATGTGAAAGTGAAGAAGCTTCTGAAAAAAG gTATTTTTGTTGATGCTGTAAATTCCATGGGCCAAACTTCTCTATTCACTGCTGCATTGCTAGGTCTTGGTAAAATAGTGGATGTGCTGTTGGATTATGGCTCAGACGCTAATCA TCGCTCTTACGATGGAAGCACCCCAGTCCACGCAGCTGCATTCTCAGGAAATCAGTGGATTCTTAGCAAGTTATTGGATGAAGGAGGTGATCTGAGAGTACATGATAAAGATGGAAAAAGTCCTCAGTACTGGGCTATGtcagctggaaaagaaagcagTGCTCAG ATGCTGGAATTTATACAGCGTTGTACATTCCACATGCAGGCTGCCATTCAAAATTTTCCCTCTGATCTACTCAGGAAGGTTGGTTCATCAAAAGCGCTCGTCTGCAGTCCGTCTAGGTTTGGTGGTCTTGTTCAAGG AAATGTTGACAGTCCTCTGGGTAGATTTCTGAAAGGTGGAGGTAATGTGGCCAAGACCATTTACAGCTTTGGTTTTGGGAAG TTTTATCTTGCAGGCAGCGGGCATCTAGGGTACTTGGCATCTCTCCCTATTATTGGGGAAAAAGATGTGATTCAGGCAGATGATGAACCAACATTTTCTTACCATGTTGGACCATACATGATCATGACAAA CTTAATGTGGGGAGGCAGCAGAGTTACAGTGAAGGAACTCAGCTTTGAGCCCCATCAGAACTGTAGTAAACTACGCTTAGCTGATCTTCTCATTGCAGAGCAAGAACATAGTAG TAAACTCCGACATCCTCATTTGCTACAGTTGATGTCTGTTTGTCTGTCTAGTGACTTGGAGAAAACCCGTTTAGTATATGAAAGAGTTAACTTCGGTTCTCTGTACAGCATCCTTCATGAAAGG cgtACAGAATTCCCAGTACTGCATATGGAGACTATTTTGCATGTGCTACTTCAAATTACTGACGCTTTGCGTTTTCTACACTCCCGTGGATTTATCCACCGTTCAGTTACCTCCTATGCTATTCAGATTGTTTCTTCCGGTGAAGCAAAGCTATGCAACTTGGAATACATGATAGAAAG CAAAGATGGTGGAGAACACAGTGATCTGACACGTATTCCTGTCCCAGTCCAGCTGTATAAGTGGTGCTCTCCTGAAGTAATCCTTGAAAAAGTTGTCACGGTCAAATCGGATATTTATAGCTTCTGTACAGTAGTGCAGGAGGCTTTGACAG AGACCCCTCCCTGGAAAGGTCTTGAAGACTCAGTTATTAAACAGCTCATAATTTCGGGACAGCAGTTAGAAGCAGATGTCAGACTTCCTATGCCCTATTATAGTATTGTGAAGTCAGGGCTAGAACCTAAACAGAAGAACCGCTCCATGAAGCTTCAGGATATTCAGTACATACTGAAAAATGACTTAAAG GACTTAACTAAGTCTCAAACTGGTCATGCTGATGAAACATCAAAAGCACAAAGACCTACTGTTTTTGCAGATGTGAACATCCATTTGGCATCAGCTTTTAGCTACCAGAGGAGAACACAGGAATTGCAGGGAAAAGAGATAACTGAGCCTG ACAGCTCTACTGCCCCAAGATACTCTCTCTTTCCTGAAGAGAATAGTGTACTAGCGGACCATGAGGCATCAACCAGTCTACAGCCAGTTGCACAGGACAAAAATTGTGACGTAGCTTCTGAACTCCAGATGACCCTCAGTGTCAGTGATGTGGATGACAGCCTCTGTAGCTTTGAAATCAATGAAATCTTTGCCAGTTATCCAGAACTTCATGAAGACTTCCTGGAAGAAGGAGCTGGATTAGGTCAAGCTCTAAATGatgaaaaaaggcagcaaaaggaagaagatAAGGCTACCCTCAGAGACCTGGATGCATCCACTGAAGTGCACTGTGAGGAAAAGCTAGTTTATGAGGAAGGTGGCTTTTCAGAATCGACTACAGAGTACACTacggaagaggaggagaggataAGTGAGACCTCTGACCTATGCGTGCTGGCACAGGTGAGACAAGATACTGGGAGAAAAATGAGTAGTCTGTCCCAAAATGAGCAGCACATCAGCAAATGCGTCCttaatttaaagatttttcaaagCATGTTGCAGCAGGCAGCAGATTCCCTGTGCAGAACAGAGGAGAAACTGGACAAATTAGAGGccactgaaaagcaaaagaagCTGCTCCAGGAAATTGGAATGAACCAGCTTTCTAAGCAAATTTGTCAAGAAAGACATTGGAACAGATCTGATGATACTTTCCAAAATACCAATAATCCTTTTTCTGAAGTTAATACTTTTTTATGGAAGGCTATAGGTCCACCATCAAGTGACTATATTCCACCACTGATAACACATCAGGCACAAGGAGTGTTGGGTGGAGACAGCTTCCAAGCTGTTTCaaagacagcaaaagaaatgcaggcaattcaaaatgaaaagtggAAGTGCTTTTATGAAATGAGTAagggtaaaaatgaaaacaaccttCATGATCTCGGCTTCAGTGTGGTGAAAAGCCTGGATGATGAAATGAGCCTAGACCGTGAG CATTTACTCCCACGTGTATCTGTAAGATACAAAAAAAAGTTCAGCTTGCAGTGTCAGAGAGGAGGTGATTCACATTCTGCAGCAAGTGGAAGTGAAGAAGAGAGGTG GTGCTATCCAAAATCAAGATCTGAAATTTACAGTACAAAAATAAGTGAGGAGAAAAGGATGATGCAATCAGAATGGAGGA ATGAAGTAAAACAAATGGCCAGAAGAGTGGCCTCAGGACAGCTAGAACTTGGCTTTCCATATCCAGCCAGTGAATACACATCTGAAAGTGAAGCAGAGAGTATAAAGGAAGCCTTTCAACATGTCACTGTTAGAGTCCAAAAAAGTCAAGACCTACAAAGATACAGGTGGCAGACAGGTGATAATGTTGAGTCTTGGGATCCGGGCAGTGAGGATAGATCTGAATCTGAGGAGAGTGATCTGGAGTCTGCATTTAGAAGTTCTGCAG GAAGAAGTTGCCAGTGGCCATCACAAGATGAACAAGCAGAGTCTGGAATGGCTATTCATAAGAATTCAGTCCTTCCTCAACAAGTTGAGAATCTCACTAGA GGGCATTCAAGGAAATTACATTGTTCCCTTAATTCATCTCCTGATATGTCTGAAGAATTCTTGACTCCTGATCCTCATTCTTTCCTTCCTACTACTACTCAGGGAAGTTCACAACTAGag ACCTCAGATGCTGAGGGCAAATTAGAAGATGCTTGTGAAGGATTTTTACAGAAACAGTTACCTGAAGATGCAGGATCAGGTATTCAGGTTTCAG GAGGAAAAATGCTATTTTGTAGCACAGCGATGCAGAACTCTGGCAGTAACACGCTAGGAGTGGATCAGCTTAGCCATATGCCTGTAGCCAG TGTTGAAGCAGCACGAGAAGTGGTACTGTGGGAGCTGCAGGAAGAATGCAATGAAAAAGACGT ATCAGCGACAGATATTCAGGATTTGTCAAGTATCCCCTGTGAGCAAGAGAACTACTACAGGGATATAGATTGTGAAACACCCAGAGTGAGTCATGCACCAACGGGCGTCAGCACTCCACTCAACTCAG aagaaaaaattCCAGTAGCCTTTGAGAAATACAAACACTGCCATGAAGTAGCTTCAGATTCTTCCTTTTGTGGTTCTCAAGAGACCTCCTCTGCAGTGTCCAGGACATTCACTACAGCctgtggagagggaaggaacacAGAAATTCCCTCAGTTGCTTCAGGAGTTTCCTCATCTGAATTGAATGAGCCT GATGGGTTGCCAGTAGTTGCTTCATCCTTGAGAAGCACCAGCAAAGCATCTG CACTCTCACAGGCATCTAACCACTTCATTGATGAGCTGCCTCCACCAGCCCAAGAGCTGCTGGATGAAATTG ACACGCGTCCTGAAGATCAGAAATCCCGCTTACAGCAACAGCAGTCTTCATCTTTGCCATTCAC ggTAATTGTTTTGGATCAGAGCTCTCCTACATGA
- the TEX14 gene encoding inactive serine/threonine-protein kinase TEX14 isoform X6: protein MAHALPLPIPCPVQLGSIKGDSLEAQLHEYVRQGNYVKVKKLLKKGIFVDAVNSMGQTSLFTAALLGLGKIVDVLLDYGSDANHRSYDGSTPVHAAAFSGNQWILSKLLDEGGDLRVHDKDGKSPQYWAMSAGKESSAQMLEFIQRCTFHMQAAIQNFPSDLLRKVGSSKALVCSPSRFGGLVQGNVDSPLGRFLKGGGNVAKTIYSFGFGKFYLAGSGHLGYLASLPIIGEKDVIQADDEPTFSYHVGPYMIMTNLMWGGSRVTVKELSFEPHQNCSKLRLADLLIAEQEHSSKLRHPHLLQLMSVCLSSDLEKTRLVYERVNFGSLYSILHERRTEFPVLHMETILHVLLQITDALRFLHSRGFIHRSVTSYAIQIVSSGEAKLCNLEYMIESKDGGEHSDLTRIPVPVQLYKWCSPEVILEKVVTVKSDIYSFCTVVQEALTETPPWKGLEDSVIKQLIISGQQLEADVRLPMPYYSIVKSGLEPKQKNRSMKLQDIQYILKNDLKDLTKSQTGHADETSKAQRPTVFADVNIHLASAFSYQRRTQELQGKEITEPDSSTAPRYSLFPEENSVLADHEASTSLQPVAQDKNCDVASELQMTLSVSDVDDSLCSFEINEIFASYPELHEDFLEEGAGLGQALNDEKRQQKEEDKATLRDLDASTEVHCEEKLVYEEGGFSESTTEYTTEEEERISETSDLCVLAQVRQDTGRKMSSLSQNEQHISKCVLNLKIFQSMLQQAADSLCRTEEKLDKLEATEKQKKLLQEIGMNQLSKQICQERHWNRSDDTFQNTNNPFSEVNTFLWKAIGPPSSDYIPPLITHQAQGVLGGDSFQAVSKTAKEMQAIQNEKWKCFYEMSKGKNENNLHDLGFSVVKSLDDEMSLDREHLLPRVSVRYKKKFSLQCQRGGDSHSAASGSEEERWCYPKSRSEIYSTKISEEKRMMQSEWRNEVKQMARRVASGQLELGFPYPASEYTSESEAESIKEAFQHVTVRVQKSQDLQRYRWQTGDNVESWDPGSEDRSESEESDLESAFRSSAGRSCQWPSQDEQAESGMAIHKNSVLPQQVENLTRGHSRKLHCSLNSSPDMSEEFLTPDPHSFLPTTTQGSSQLETSDAEGKLEDACEGFLQKQLPEDAGSGIQVSVLKQHEKWYCGSCRKNAMKKTYQRQIFRICQVSPVSKRTTTGI, encoded by the exons ATGGCTCATGCTCTCCCTCTTCCAATTCCCTGCCCAGTCCAGCTTGGAAGTATAAAAGGTGACTCCCTGGAAGCTCAGCTGCATGAGTACGTCAGGCAGGGAAACTATGTGAAAGTGAAGAAGCTTCTGAAAAAAG gTATTTTTGTTGATGCTGTAAATTCCATGGGCCAAACTTCTCTATTCACTGCTGCATTGCTAGGTCTTGGTAAAATAGTGGATGTGCTGTTGGATTATGGCTCAGACGCTAATCA TCGCTCTTACGATGGAAGCACCCCAGTCCACGCAGCTGCATTCTCAGGAAATCAGTGGATTCTTAGCAAGTTATTGGATGAAGGAGGTGATCTGAGAGTACATGATAAAGATGGAAAAAGTCCTCAGTACTGGGCTATGtcagctggaaaagaaagcagTGCTCAG ATGCTGGAATTTATACAGCGTTGTACATTCCACATGCAGGCTGCCATTCAAAATTTTCCCTCTGATCTACTCAGGAAGGTTGGTTCATCAAAAGCGCTCGTCTGCAGTCCGTCTAGGTTTGGTGGTCTTGTTCAAGG AAATGTTGACAGTCCTCTGGGTAGATTTCTGAAAGGTGGAGGTAATGTGGCCAAGACCATTTACAGCTTTGGTTTTGGGAAG TTTTATCTTGCAGGCAGCGGGCATCTAGGGTACTTGGCATCTCTCCCTATTATTGGGGAAAAAGATGTGATTCAGGCAGATGATGAACCAACATTTTCTTACCATGTTGGACCATACATGATCATGACAAA CTTAATGTGGGGAGGCAGCAGAGTTACAGTGAAGGAACTCAGCTTTGAGCCCCATCAGAACTGTAGTAAACTACGCTTAGCTGATCTTCTCATTGCAGAGCAAGAACATAGTAG TAAACTCCGACATCCTCATTTGCTACAGTTGATGTCTGTTTGTCTGTCTAGTGACTTGGAGAAAACCCGTTTAGTATATGAAAGAGTTAACTTCGGTTCTCTGTACAGCATCCTTCATGAAAGG cgtACAGAATTCCCAGTACTGCATATGGAGACTATTTTGCATGTGCTACTTCAAATTACTGACGCTTTGCGTTTTCTACACTCCCGTGGATTTATCCACCGTTCAGTTACCTCCTATGCTATTCAGATTGTTTCTTCCGGTGAAGCAAAGCTATGCAACTTGGAATACATGATAGAAAG CAAAGATGGTGGAGAACACAGTGATCTGACACGTATTCCTGTCCCAGTCCAGCTGTATAAGTGGTGCTCTCCTGAAGTAATCCTTGAAAAAGTTGTCACGGTCAAATCGGATATTTATAGCTTCTGTACAGTAGTGCAGGAGGCTTTGACAG AGACCCCTCCCTGGAAAGGTCTTGAAGACTCAGTTATTAAACAGCTCATAATTTCGGGACAGCAGTTAGAAGCAGATGTCAGACTTCCTATGCCCTATTATAGTATTGTGAAGTCAGGGCTAGAACCTAAACAGAAGAACCGCTCCATGAAGCTTCAGGATATTCAGTACATACTGAAAAATGACTTAAAG GACTTAACTAAGTCTCAAACTGGTCATGCTGATGAAACATCAAAAGCACAAAGACCTACTGTTTTTGCAGATGTGAACATCCATTTGGCATCAGCTTTTAGCTACCAGAGGAGAACACAGGAATTGCAGGGAAAAGAGATAACTGAGCCTG ACAGCTCTACTGCCCCAAGATACTCTCTCTTTCCTGAAGAGAATAGTGTACTAGCGGACCATGAGGCATCAACCAGTCTACAGCCAGTTGCACAGGACAAAAATTGTGACGTAGCTTCTGAACTCCAGATGACCCTCAGTGTCAGTGATGTGGATGACAGCCTCTGTAGCTTTGAAATCAATGAAATCTTTGCCAGTTATCCAGAACTTCATGAAGACTTCCTGGAAGAAGGAGCTGGATTAGGTCAAGCTCTAAATGatgaaaaaaggcagcaaaaggaagaagatAAGGCTACCCTCAGAGACCTGGATGCATCCACTGAAGTGCACTGTGAGGAAAAGCTAGTTTATGAGGAAGGTGGCTTTTCAGAATCGACTACAGAGTACACTacggaagaggaggagaggataAGTGAGACCTCTGACCTATGCGTGCTGGCACAGGTGAGACAAGATACTGGGAGAAAAATGAGTAGTCTGTCCCAAAATGAGCAGCACATCAGCAAATGCGTCCttaatttaaagatttttcaaagCATGTTGCAGCAGGCAGCAGATTCCCTGTGCAGAACAGAGGAGAAACTGGACAAATTAGAGGccactgaaaagcaaaagaagCTGCTCCAGGAAATTGGAATGAACCAGCTTTCTAAGCAAATTTGTCAAGAAAGACATTGGAACAGATCTGATGATACTTTCCAAAATACCAATAATCCTTTTTCTGAAGTTAATACTTTTTTATGGAAGGCTATAGGTCCACCATCAAGTGACTATATTCCACCACTGATAACACATCAGGCACAAGGAGTGTTGGGTGGAGACAGCTTCCAAGCTGTTTCaaagacagcaaaagaaatgcaggcaattcaaaatgaaaagtggAAGTGCTTTTATGAAATGAGTAagggtaaaaatgaaaacaaccttCATGATCTCGGCTTCAGTGTGGTGAAAAGCCTGGATGATGAAATGAGCCTAGACCGTGAG CATTTACTCCCACGTGTATCTGTAAGATACAAAAAAAAGTTCAGCTTGCAGTGTCAGAGAGGAGGTGATTCACATTCTGCAGCAAGTGGAAGTGAAGAAGAGAGGTG GTGCTATCCAAAATCAAGATCTGAAATTTACAGTACAAAAATAAGTGAGGAGAAAAGGATGATGCAATCAGAATGGAGGA ATGAAGTAAAACAAATGGCCAGAAGAGTGGCCTCAGGACAGCTAGAACTTGGCTTTCCATATCCAGCCAGTGAATACACATCTGAAAGTGAAGCAGAGAGTATAAAGGAAGCCTTTCAACATGTCACTGTTAGAGTCCAAAAAAGTCAAGACCTACAAAGATACAGGTGGCAGACAGGTGATAATGTTGAGTCTTGGGATCCGGGCAGTGAGGATAGATCTGAATCTGAGGAGAGTGATCTGGAGTCTGCATTTAGAAGTTCTGCAG GAAGAAGTTGCCAGTGGCCATCACAAGATGAACAAGCAGAGTCTGGAATGGCTATTCATAAGAATTCAGTCCTTCCTCAACAAGTTGAGAATCTCACTAGA GGGCATTCAAGGAAATTACATTGTTCCCTTAATTCATCTCCTGATATGTCTGAAGAATTCTTGACTCCTGATCCTCATTCTTTCCTTCCTACTACTACTCAGGGAAGTTCACAACTAGag ACCTCAGATGCTGAGGGCAAATTAGAAGATGCTTGTGAAGGATTTTTACAGAAACAGTTACCTGAAGATGCAGGATCAGGTATTCAGGTTTCAG TGTTGAAGCAGCACGAGAAGTGGTACTGTGGGAGCTGCAGGAAGAATGCAATGAAAAAGACGT ATCAGCGACAGATATTCAGGATTTGTCAAGTATCCCCTGTGAGCAAGAGAACTACTACAGGGATATAG